The following proteins come from a genomic window of Paucimonas lemoignei:
- the purU_1 gene encoding formyltetrahydrofolate deformylase, translated as MRTFRLVISCPDRVGIVAKVSNFLASYNGWITEASHHSDNLSGWFFMRHEMRADTLPFELEAFREAFAPIAEEFSMDWRITDSAQKKRVVLMASRESHCLADLLHRWHSDELDCEIACVISNHQDLRSMVEWHNIPYYHVPVNPADKEPAFAEVSRLIADHQADVIVLARYMQILPPQLCREYAHQVINIHHSFLPSFVGAKPYHQASLRGVKLIGATCHYVTEELDAGPIIEQDVVRVSHSDSIENMVRFGRDVEKMVLARGLRYHLEDRVLVHDNKTVVFD; from the coding sequence ATGCGCACTTTTCGTCTGGTGATTTCTTGTCCGGACCGTGTTGGCATCGTTGCCAAAGTCAGTAACTTTCTGGCGTCCTACAACGGCTGGATCACCGAGGCGAGCCACCACTCCGATAACCTCAGTGGCTGGTTCTTCATGCGTCACGAGATGCGTGCCGACACGCTGCCGTTTGAGCTGGAGGCTTTTCGCGAGGCGTTTGCGCCCATCGCTGAAGAGTTCTCCATGGATTGGCGCATCACTGACTCTGCGCAGAAGAAGCGCGTGGTGCTGATGGCGAGCCGCGAATCCCACTGCCTGGCCGATCTGCTGCACCGCTGGCACAGCGATGAACTGGATTGTGAAATCGCCTGCGTGATTTCCAACCACCAGGACCTGCGCAGTATGGTCGAGTGGCACAACATCCCTTATTACCACGTCCCGGTTAACCCGGCAGACAAAGAGCCGGCGTTTGCCGAAGTCTCTCGCCTGATCGCCGATCATCAGGCGGACGTGATCGTGCTGGCGCGCTACATGCAAATCCTGCCACCGCAGTTGTGCCGTGAATATGCGCACCAAGTTATTAATATCCACCATAGCTTCTTGCCATCATTCGTGGGCGCCAAGCCTTATCACCAGGCGTCTTTGCGCGGTGTTAAGTTGATTGGAGCAACTTGCCACTATGTAACCGAAGAACTGGATGCAGGTCCTATCATCGAACAGGACGTTGTTCGCGTCAGCCACAGTGACAGCATCGAAAACATGGTGCGCTTCGGTCGTGACGTCGAAAAGATGGTGCTGGCCCGTGGTCTGCGCTATCACCTGGAAGATCGCGTACTGGTCCACGACAACAAGACGGTTGTTTTTGACTAA
- a CDS encoding membrane protein, with protein MKRIAWLAVGLLAAILIPLLLGGGDIFQRLRSFPFPLLMAMFGMIILCWGLNTLRMRLLLGDSARNLSVKRSLGLIMASEFAYCATPGGSGGPLTLMAVLSRNGVGAAKSSAVFATDQLSDLLFFLLALVGIMFYALFNHLSERMEWLLGFSAVLVVGSLLLFIGFARFHRQVIKFNGRVLKRFNTKDLTRRRWARKLLHFRDALAQTWKMPRQRLLAVFILTCVHWGLRYSILYLALMGLGVNVQWAWTFLIQMLSLTAGQFSLLPGGAGTAELTSAALLAPMVGKSTAAAAILIWRTVTYYFYLVVGGPIFLLMVGRPLLNRLMRFNQV; from the coding sequence ATGAAGCGCATTGCCTGGCTGGCGGTGGGCTTACTCGCCGCCATATTGATCCCGTTACTGTTGGGTGGGGGCGATATTTTCCAGCGTCTGCGCAGCTTCCCTTTCCCGCTGTTGATGGCCATGTTCGGCATGATCATCCTGTGCTGGGGCCTGAACACGCTGCGCATGCGACTGTTGCTGGGCGACAGCGCCCGGAACCTCAGCGTCAAGAGAAGCCTGGGCCTGATCATGGCCAGCGAATTCGCGTACTGCGCCACGCCCGGTGGCAGCGGTGGGCCCTTAACGCTCATGGCCGTGCTTTCACGCAACGGCGTAGGCGCCGCCAAAAGCAGCGCCGTGTTCGCCACCGACCAACTCAGTGACCTGCTGTTTTTTCTGCTGGCGCTGGTGGGCATCATGTTTTACGCGCTGTTCAACCACCTGAGCGAACGGATGGAGTGGCTGCTGGGCTTCAGTGCCGTGCTCGTGGTGGGCAGCCTGTTGCTGTTTATCGGCTTCGCGCGCTTTCACCGTCAGGTCATCAAGTTCAACGGCCGGGTCCTTAAGCGCTTCAACACCAAAGACCTGACCCGCCGCCGCTGGGCGCGCAAGCTGCTGCATTTTCGTGATGCCCTGGCACAAACCTGGAAGATGCCGCGCCAGAGATTGCTCGCGGTCTTCATCCTGACCTGCGTGCACTGGGGGCTGCGCTACAGCATCCTGTATCTCGCGCTCATGGGACTGGGGGTCAATGTGCAATGGGCCTGGACGTTCCTGATCCAGATGCTGTCGCTGACGGCCGGGCAGTTCAGCCTGTTGCCGGGCGGCGCGGGGACTGCCGAGCTGACCTCAGCGGCGTTGTTGGCGCCCATGGTAGGCAAATCAACCGCAGCAGCCGCCATTCTGATCTGGCGCACGGTGACGTACTACTTCTACCTGGTGGTGGGCGGTCCGATCTTCCTGCTGATGGTCGGGCGCCCCCTGTTGAACCGGCTGATGCGTTTCAATCAGGTTTGA
- the pobR_1 gene encoding PcaR family Pca regulon regulatory protein, whose product MNDELRNSFASLAPPIVASPAKRIEALTGDPDFMTSLARGLAVIHAFQERKRHLTIAQISHRTEIPRAAVRRCLLTLIKLGYATTDGRTYSLLPKVLTLGHAYLSSTPLAVSSQPYLDRMSDQLHEACNMATLEGDDILYIARSATTQRLISVDLSVGGRLPAYCTSMGRILLSALDDVSLREYLDHVDLQPKTSRTIRTPEALLECLQQVRQQGWCIVDQELEQGLRSIAVPVYDASGQVLAALNVSTSAGRVARSELEQRFLPIMLDASRDLSTQLFT is encoded by the coding sequence ATGAATGATGAACTACGAAATTCTTTTGCCTCGCTGGCACCGCCCATCGTGGCGTCGCCTGCCAAGCGCATCGAGGCGCTGACCGGTGACCCGGATTTCATGACGTCGCTGGCCCGAGGGCTGGCCGTGATTCATGCGTTCCAAGAGCGCAAACGCCACTTGACCATCGCGCAGATCAGCCACCGTACGGAAATCCCGCGGGCCGCCGTGCGCCGTTGCCTGTTGACCTTGATCAAGCTTGGTTATGCGACGACGGACGGCCGGACTTATTCGCTGTTGCCCAAGGTGCTGACTCTCGGCCACGCCTATTTGTCGTCAACGCCGCTGGCGGTTTCTTCCCAGCCCTATCTGGATCGTATGAGTGACCAGCTGCATGAGGCCTGCAACATGGCGACGCTGGAGGGTGACGACATTCTTTACATCGCCCGTTCGGCAACCACGCAGCGGTTGATTTCCGTGGACCTCTCCGTGGGCGGCAGGCTGCCTGCGTATTGCACGTCCATGGGCCGCATTCTGTTGTCCGCGCTGGACGATGTTTCGCTGCGCGAATACCTCGACCATGTGGACCTGCAACCCAAGACCAGCCGGACTATCCGCACTCCGGAAGCCTTGCTGGAATGTCTGCAGCAGGTTCGTCAACAGGGCTGGTGCATTGTCGATCAAGAGTTGGAGCAGGGATTGCGCTCGATTGCCGTGCCTGTCTATGACGCGTCGGGTCAGGTGCTGGCGGCGTTGAACGTGAGTACCAGTGCCGGGCGTGTTGCCAGAAGCGAACTGGAGCAGCGTTTTTTGCCCATCATGCTCGATGCCAGCCGCGATTTGAGTACTCAGCTGTTCACCTGA
- the pitA_1 gene encoding phosphate transporter: protein MIDLFSGLDAWVLISLLLALAFVLTFEFINGFHDTANAVATVIYTKAMPPHLAVFASGIFNFLGVLLGGVGVAYAIVHLLPVELLINVNTGHGLAMVFSLLAAAITWNLGTWYFGIPASSSHTLIGSILGVGLANALINDIPLSDGVNWQKAIDIGASLVFSPLAGFLVAALVLIGLKWWRPLSKMHKTPEQRRKLDDKKHPPFWNRLVLVISAMAVSFVHGSNDGQKGIGLIMLVLIGIVPSQFVLDLNSTTYQIERTKDATLHLSQFYQRNNSTLGEFLALGKAEKGDLPESSSCNPEQTEPTIAALLDNLNGVADYHSLPAERRIEVRRYLLCLDDTARKVAKLPNLGAREKSDLEKLRKDLTATTEYAPFWVILAVALALGIGTMVGWKRVVLTIGEKIGKQGMTYAQGMSAQITTACAIAAANIFSLPVSTTHILSSGVAGTMVANKSGLQGGTVRTILLAWVLTLPATVALSAGLFWLASKALS from the coding sequence ATGATCGATTTATTCAGCGGACTAGATGCCTGGGTACTAATAAGCCTGCTGCTTGCCCTGGCATTCGTCCTCACCTTCGAGTTCATCAACGGCTTTCATGACACCGCGAACGCGGTGGCGACAGTCATTTATACCAAAGCAATGCCGCCTCATCTGGCCGTGTTCGCCTCAGGTATCTTCAATTTTCTCGGCGTTTTGCTGGGCGGTGTGGGCGTGGCTTACGCCATCGTGCACTTGCTGCCGGTTGAACTGCTGATCAATGTGAACACCGGACATGGCCTGGCCATGGTGTTCTCGTTGCTCGCGGCGGCGATCACCTGGAACCTGGGCACCTGGTACTTCGGTATTCCAGCGTCCAGTTCCCACACGCTGATCGGTTCGATCCTCGGTGTTGGCCTGGCGAACGCGCTGATCAATGACATTCCCTTGTCAGACGGCGTGAACTGGCAAAAGGCGATTGATATCGGTGCCTCCCTAGTGTTCTCACCGCTGGCAGGTTTCCTGGTCGCTGCGCTGGTGCTGATCGGCCTCAAATGGTGGCGCCCGCTGTCCAAGATGCACAAGACGCCGGAGCAGCGTCGCAAGCTGGACGACAAGAAGCATCCGCCGTTCTGGAATCGTCTGGTGCTGGTGATTTCCGCCATGGCGGTCAGTTTTGTTCATGGCTCCAACGATGGTCAGAAAGGCATCGGCCTGATCATGCTGGTCCTGATCGGCATCGTGCCGAGCCAGTTCGTCCTTGACCTGAACAGCACCACCTATCAGATCGAACGCACCAAGGACGCGACGCTGCACCTGAGTCAGTTCTATCAGCGCAATAACAGCACCCTGGGCGAGTTCCTGGCGCTGGGCAAAGCGGAAAAAGGCGACCTGCCGGAAAGCTCCAGCTGCAACCCGGAACAGACCGAACCGACTATCGCCGCGCTGTTGGACAACCTGAACGGCGTTGCCGATTACCATTCCCTGCCTGCTGAACGTCGTATTGAAGTCCGTCGTTACCTGCTGTGCCTGGATGACACCGCACGCAAGGTCGCCAAGCTGCCAAACCTGGGCGCGCGTGAAAAATCCGACCTGGAAAAACTGCGCAAAGACCTGACGGCGACCACTGAATACGCCCCCTTTTGGGTGATTCTGGCTGTCGCCCTGGCGCTGGGTATCGGCACCATGGTGGGCTGGAAGCGCGTAGTACTGACCATTGGCGAGAAGATCGGCAAACAGGGCATGACCTACGCACAAGGCATGTCGGCGCAGATCACCACTGCGTGCGCCATTGCTGCGGCCAACATCTTCAGCCTGCCGGTCTCCACGACGCACATTCTGTCGTCCGGCGTTGCGGGCACCATGGTTGCCAACAAAAGCGGTCTGCAAGGCGGCACTGTGCGCACCATCCTCCTGGCCTGGGTCCTGACCCTGCCTGCGACGGTTGCACTGTCAGCCGGGTTGTTCTGGCTGGCGTCCAAAGCGCTGAGCTGA
- a CDS encoding putative deacetylase, whose amino-acid sequence MPEIFASPPSVLLVLHDVAPQTLPDYQNFVAQVDALGSIPITWLVVPNFHHCNDVEDNAPFKRYMQRRLSRGDELALHGYFHCDDGPLPRTPRDYFMRRVYTWEGEFYSLTTSQALTRLHAGIELFRRLAWPLNGFVAPAWLMSEGTRQALRQLPLAYTSDARHLYRLPEFSPINAPGIVWSARSPLRRTLSKWLSDYSEARLFHAPTIRLGLHPVDMRHEFSRNYWLETLRRLMENGRVPMTKSQWLVHQRDTRQERA is encoded by the coding sequence ATGCCTGAAATCTTTGCATCACCACCCAGCGTATTGCTGGTCCTGCATGATGTCGCGCCGCAGACCCTGCCCGACTACCAAAACTTCGTCGCGCAGGTGGACGCTTTGGGGTCGATTCCCATAACGTGGCTGGTCGTACCGAACTTCCACCACTGTAACGACGTCGAAGACAACGCTCCATTTAAGCGTTATATGCAGCGCCGCCTCAGTCGCGGCGATGAATTGGCCCTGCACGGTTATTTCCATTGCGATGACGGGCCCCTGCCACGCACACCTCGGGACTACTTCATGCGCCGCGTTTATACGTGGGAAGGCGAGTTTTACTCACTGACCACCTCCCAGGCATTGACCAGACTGCACGCGGGCATCGAACTGTTTCGACGGTTGGCCTGGCCGCTCAACGGTTTTGTCGCGCCCGCCTGGCTGATGAGCGAAGGTACTCGTCAGGCGCTGCGCCAGTTACCCTTGGCCTACACCAGTGACGCCAGGCACTTGTATCGGCTCCCGGAGTTTTCGCCCATCAATGCGCCAGGTATTGTCTGGAGCGCGCGCAGCCCTTTGCGTCGCACACTATCGAAATGGCTCAGCGACTATAGCGAAGCTCGACTCTTTCACGCGCCGACGATCCGTCTCGGTCTGCATCCTGTGGATATGCGTCATGAATTTTCCCGCAACTACTGGCTTGAAACCTTGCGCCGCCTGATGGAAAACGGCCGCGTGCCGATGACCAAATCCCAGTGGCTCGTCCATCAGCGTGATACACGGCAGGAGCGAGCATGA
- a CDS encoding beta-ketoadipyl CoA thiolase has translation MTKDELRAELERQEQRFKDVYGGEITTYAAQPEPERKPWRKKASLLDQAFKQELQKMEKDLSEET, from the coding sequence GTGACTAAAGATGAACTGCGCGCAGAACTTGAGCGCCAGGAACAACGTTTCAAGGATGTATACGGTGGCGAAATCACCACCTACGCCGCTCAACCAGAGCCGGAACGCAAACCTTGGCGCAAGAAAGCCAGTCTTCTCGACCAGGCGTTCAAGCAAGAACTGCAGAAAATGGAAAAAGACCTGAGCGAAGAAACATAA
- the catI gene encoding glutaconate CoA-transferase subunit alpha produces the protein MAEILSLRDAVKQWVNDGDTVALEGFTHLIPTAAGHEIIRQGKKDLTLVRMTPDLIYDQLIGAGCAKRLIFSWGGNPGVGSLHRLRDAVEKQWPHAMEIEEHSHADLANAYVAGASGLPFAVLRAYAGSDLPKVNPLIKTVTCPFTGEVLAAVPAVRPDVTVIHAQKADRKGNVLLWGILGVQKEAALAAKRCIVTVEEIVDDLNAPMNACVLPTWALSAVCHVPGGAHPSYAHGYYERDNRFYQAWDPIARDRESFTAWIKEYIHATADFSEFQRKLVSSTEAK, from the coding sequence ATGGCTGAAATTCTTTCTCTACGCGATGCCGTGAAGCAATGGGTCAACGATGGCGACACCGTTGCGCTGGAAGGCTTCACCCATTTGATCCCGACCGCTGCCGGTCATGAAATCATTCGGCAGGGCAAAAAAGACCTGACGCTGGTGCGGATGACGCCGGATCTGATCTACGACCAGTTAATCGGCGCGGGTTGTGCCAAGCGTCTGATCTTTTCCTGGGGCGGCAATCCGGGTGTCGGTTCTTTGCATCGTCTGCGAGATGCCGTGGAGAAACAATGGCCGCACGCGATGGAGATCGAAGAGCACAGCCACGCAGACCTCGCCAATGCTTACGTCGCGGGCGCATCGGGCCTGCCGTTTGCCGTGTTGCGCGCTTATGCCGGGTCTGACTTGCCCAAGGTCAACCCGCTGATCAAGACCGTGACCTGCCCATTCACCGGCGAAGTGCTGGCGGCAGTCCCGGCGGTACGCCCGGATGTCACGGTGATTCACGCCCAAAAGGCAGACCGCAAAGGCAACGTGTTGCTGTGGGGCATCCTCGGGGTGCAGAAAGAAGCTGCGTTGGCGGCAAAACGCTGCATCGTCACCGTTGAAGAAATTGTCGATGACCTCAACGCTCCGATGAATGCGTGTGTGCTGCCGACCTGGGCCCTGAGCGCGGTTTGCCATGTACCCGGTGGCGCGCATCCGTCTTACGCCCATGGCTACTACGAGCGTGACAACCGTTTCTATCAGGCTTGGGACCCGATCGCCCGGGATCGCGAAAGCTTCACCGCCTGGATCAAGGAATACATCCACGCAACGGCGGATTTCAGCGAGTTCCAACGCAAGCTTGTCAGCTCCACGGAGGCCAAATAA
- the mgtA_1 gene encoding group 1 family glycosyltransferase gives MHIADMTMFYAPASGGVRTYLDAKHRRLCLYPGVQHSLLIPGATRSHKDGIYNVPAPPVPFGNGYRFPLRLAPWRNTLRGLHPDLIEVGDPYLTAWAALDARRQLDVPVIGFYHSDLPLLVSNRVGSWLGTNVEAYIRKLYGNFDRVLAPSSIMADKLAGLGVNNVYVQPLGVDLSLFTPQLRDTRVRAEMGLSTDTHLLIFAGRGSREKNLPVLLDCMKLLGANFHLLLVGSHMPAQVPDNVSVVGHFCPASEVARLLASADALVHAGDQETFGLVVLEAMASGIPVVAVAAGAFPEIIPQDCGLLCDPGSPSAMADAVRELFSHSPADRGRSARRHVEDRYSWDSVVAGLLEHYRAVLGQPLPVRAHA, from the coding sequence GTGCATATCGCCGACATGACCATGTTCTACGCCCCGGCCAGCGGCGGCGTGCGCACTTACCTTGACGCCAAGCATCGACGATTGTGCCTCTACCCGGGCGTTCAGCACAGCCTGTTGATCCCGGGCGCCACCCGTAGCCATAAAGATGGCATCTACAACGTCCCTGCCCCGCCGGTGCCCTTTGGTAACGGCTATCGGTTTCCACTGCGCCTGGCGCCCTGGCGAAACACATTGCGCGGGCTGCATCCGGATCTCATAGAAGTGGGAGACCCCTATCTCACCGCCTGGGCGGCACTCGACGCACGGCGTCAGCTGGACGTTCCTGTTATCGGCTTCTACCACTCGGACCTGCCGCTGCTGGTGAGCAATCGCGTAGGCAGTTGGCTGGGCACCAACGTCGAAGCCTACATCCGCAAGCTTTACGGCAACTTCGACCGGGTATTGGCGCCCAGCAGTATCATGGCGGACAAGCTGGCCGGGCTCGGCGTCAATAACGTCTACGTGCAGCCGCTGGGCGTAGACCTCAGCCTGTTTACCCCGCAGCTGCGCGACACCCGCGTCAGGGCAGAAATGGGCCTGAGCACCGACACACACTTGCTGATTTTTGCCGGGCGCGGCTCCAGAGAGAAGAACCTGCCCGTACTGCTCGACTGCATGAAATTGCTCGGCGCGAACTTTCATCTGCTGCTGGTGGGTTCCCACATGCCCGCTCAAGTCCCGGACAACGTGTCGGTTGTCGGGCACTTCTGCCCCGCAAGCGAAGTCGCCCGACTGCTCGCCAGCGCCGATGCCCTGGTGCATGCGGGTGATCAGGAGACGTTCGGCCTGGTCGTCCTTGAAGCCATGGCCAGCGGGATTCCGGTGGTCGCGGTTGCAGCAGGAGCGTTTCCGGAAATCATCCCCCAGGATTGCGGACTGCTGTGCGATCCCGGCAGCCCCTCAGCCATGGCGGATGCCGTGCGCGAGTTGTTCAGCCACTCGCCCGCTGACAGAGGCCGTTCCGCGCGACGCCATGTAGAAGACCGCTATTCATGGGACAGCGTAGTCGCCGGGCTGCTGGAGCATTATCGAGCAGTCCTCGGCCAACCGTTGCCGGTGCGGGCCCATGCCTGA
- a CDS encoding membrane protein: protein MTDPLDKATSTAPPTLGEGCLSRYDPDALSLEDGADFDGAAELWRKTQLEQTPQDADPPDTGFKPD, encoded by the coding sequence ATGACCGACCCACTCGACAAAGCTACCTCCACGGCACCGCCCACGTTAGGTGAGGGCTGTCTCAGTCGCTATGACCCGGATGCCCTGAGCCTTGAGGACGGGGCTGATTTTGACGGCGCAGCGGAGCTTTGGCGCAAGACTCAGCTGGAACAGACGCCTCAGGATGCAGACCCGCCGGATACCGGATTCAAACCTGATTGA
- the gctB gene encoding glutaconate CoA-transferase subunit B — protein sequence MTYTTNEMMTVAAARRLRNGAVCFVGIGLPSKAANLARLTSSPDVVLIYESGPIGAKPTVLPLSIGDGELAETADTVVSTSEIFRYWLQGGRVDVGFLGAAQVDRFGNINTTVVGDYNNPKVRLPGAGGAPEIAGSAKSVLIILKQSARAFVDKLDFITSVGHGEGGDSRKRLGLPGAGPVGIITDLCIMEPEAGSNEFIVTTLHPGVAREQVIAATGWAVRFAENVVYSAEPSETELTALRDLEARTAAAHGQAPGEA from the coding sequence ATGACTTACACCACCAATGAAATGATGACCGTGGCAGCGGCCCGTCGCTTGCGCAATGGCGCTGTCTGCTTCGTCGGCATCGGTTTGCCGTCCAAGGCTGCGAACCTCGCCAGGCTCACGTCTTCTCCGGATGTGGTGCTGATTTACGAATCCGGGCCGATTGGCGCCAAGCCCACTGTGCTGCCGCTGTCGATTGGCGACGGCGAGCTGGCCGAAACGGCTGATACCGTGGTCTCGACCAGTGAAATCTTCCGTTACTGGTTGCAGGGTGGACGAGTCGACGTGGGCTTTCTCGGCGCTGCGCAGGTCGATCGCTTCGGCAATATCAACACCACCGTCGTTGGTGACTACAACAACCCGAAAGTGCGTTTGCCAGGTGCCGGTGGCGCGCCGGAAATCGCCGGTTCTGCCAAGTCAGTGCTGATTATCCTCAAGCAGTCAGCGCGGGCTTTTGTCGACAAGCTGGACTTCATCACCTCGGTCGGCCATGGCGAAGGGGGCGATTCACGCAAGCGTCTTGGCCTGCCGGGCGCCGGGCCGGTGGGGATCATCACTGACTTGTGCATCATGGAACCGGAAGCGGGCAGTAACGAATTCATCGTGACCACGCTGCACCCCGGCGTGGCCCGTGAGCAGGTGATAGCGGCCACCGGTTGGGCGGTGCGTTTCGCTGAAAACGTCGTCTACTCCGCCGAGCCTAGTGAAACCGAATTGACAGCATTGCGTGACCTGGAAGCCCGTACGGCGGCGGCTCATGGTCAAGCGCCAGGAGAAGCATGA
- a CDS encoding ATPase has product MPDSQSIVMGSGPDGLAVSQAMRLGNRHGLVAGATGTGKTVTLQRLAEAFSDAGVAVFAADIKGDLCGLGAAGEPQGKIAERIAGMPWLDHTPQAYPVTLWDIQGKTGHPLRTTLSEMGPLLLGSLLELTDSQQAALYAAFKVADREGLLLLDIKDLKALLNHLRDNPQLLGEDSSLMTTGSSQALQRRLAILEQQGAEALFGEPALQLEDLLEPAGDGRGRIHLLDASRLVHEAPKVYATFLLWLLAELFEQLPERGDADKPLLALFFDEAHLLFADTPKALQERLEQVVRLIRSKGVGVYFVTQSPGDLPDDVLAQLGLRIQHGLRAFTAKEQKSLRAVADGFRPNPDINTLEVLTQLGIGEALVGTLQDKGTPAMVQRVLIAPPQSRIGPLSETERASLIARSPLAGRYDKPIDRESAYEMLIARKVAAPEGEETPPKTAREQQSFSDMAGEFLGGIAGQAMKNAARQAANQLGRQLVRGLMGSLLGGGKKRR; this is encoded by the coding sequence ATGCCCGACTCGCAAAGTATCGTTATGGGTTCCGGTCCTGATGGGCTGGCGGTTTCACAGGCAATGCGGCTGGGTAACCGGCACGGGCTGGTTGCCGGGGCGACGGGTACCGGGAAAACCGTGACCTTGCAGCGCCTGGCAGAAGCTTTCAGTGATGCAGGCGTGGCCGTATTCGCTGCAGATATCAAAGGCGACCTGTGTGGTCTGGGTGCGGCCGGTGAGCCGCAAGGCAAAATCGCCGAGCGCATAGCGGGCATGCCGTGGCTCGACCACACCCCGCAGGCTTATCCCGTGACCTTGTGGGACATCCAGGGTAAGACCGGTCATCCATTGCGCACTACGCTGAGTGAAATGGGGCCCTTGCTGCTGGGGAGCCTGCTAGAGCTGACCGACAGCCAGCAAGCGGCGCTTTACGCCGCGTTCAAGGTGGCGGATCGCGAAGGTTTGCTGCTTCTGGATATCAAAGACCTCAAGGCCTTGCTCAATCACTTGCGCGACAACCCGCAGTTGCTGGGCGAAGACAGTTCACTGATGACCACCGGCTCCAGCCAGGCGCTCCAACGGCGTCTGGCGATCCTTGAGCAGCAGGGAGCAGAAGCCTTGTTTGGTGAGCCAGCGCTGCAACTGGAGGACCTCCTCGAACCGGCCGGGGACGGGCGCGGCCGTATTCATCTGCTCGACGCCAGCCGTCTGGTGCACGAAGCACCCAAGGTCTACGCGACTTTCCTGTTGTGGCTGCTGGCCGAGCTGTTCGAGCAGTTGCCGGAGCGCGGTGATGCTGACAAACCGTTGTTGGCGTTGTTTTTCGACGAGGCGCATTTGCTGTTTGCCGATACGCCCAAGGCGTTGCAGGAAAGGCTTGAGCAGGTGGTGCGGCTGATCCGCTCCAAAGGCGTGGGTGTGTATTTCGTGACTCAGTCGCCCGGTGATCTGCCTGACGATGTGCTGGCCCAGCTCGGGCTGCGGATCCAGCACGGGTTGCGAGCGTTCACGGCCAAGGAGCAGAAATCATTGCGGGCTGTAGCCGATGGTTTTCGCCCCAACCCGGACATCAACACCCTTGAAGTGCTGACCCAACTGGGTATTGGCGAGGCGCTGGTGGGCACGCTGCAGGACAAAGGCACGCCCGCCATGGTCCAGCGGGTGCTGATCGCTCCGCCCCAGTCGCGGATCGGACCGCTGAGCGAAACCGAGCGCGCCAGCCTGATTGCTCGTTCCCCCTTGGCTGGACGTTACGACAAACCGATTGATAGAGAGTCCGCTTACGAAATGCTCATCGCCCGAAAAGTAGCGGCACCCGAAGGCGAAGAGACGCCACCGAAAACGGCCCGGGAGCAGCAAAGCTTCAGCGACATGGCGGGTGAGTTTCTCGGCGGTATTGCAGGGCAGGCGATGAAAAACGCAGCGCGCCAGGCCGCCAATCAGTTGGGTAGGCAGTTGGTGCGGGGCTTGATGGGGTCGTTGCTGGGTGGGGGGAAGAAGCGCAGGTAG